One segment of Raphanus sativus cultivar WK10039 unplaced genomic scaffold, ASM80110v3 Scaffold1543, whole genome shotgun sequence DNA contains the following:
- the LOC130504399 gene encoding nucleolar protein 16-like, whose amino-acid sequence MARSRRKYKNSRAKVRVALPKKNPNIFKPAFNFPPKLRALMADDDVPEWDDQASVIQNYKSFGVISNPNLLGIRSRTEHMIQDDSLNVPPPPEPPTDDPIAKEFEPIDSGSELEEDDLKTALGKQRKDGKSAPLQPLTTMQRTHIRRLVEKHGDDIEAMYRDRKLNSMQHSVATLRKLCTRYLMYKDKNPVLVPC is encoded by the exons atggCGAGGTCAAGGAGAAAGTACAAGAACTCGAGAGCCAAAGTACGCGTCGCTCTGCCCAAGAAAAACCCAAACATCTTCAAACCAGCTTTCAACTTCCCTCCCAAGCTCCGCGCTCTCATGGCCGACGACGATGTCCCCGAGTGGGACGACCAGGCCAGCGTCATCCAGAACTACAAATCCTTCGGCGTCATCTCTAACCCTAATCTCCTCGGTATCCGTTCTCGAACCGAGCACATGATCCAGGACGACTCCCTCAACGTTCCTCCCCCTCCCGAGCCGCCGACCGATGATCCTATCGCCAAGGAGTTCGAGCCCATCGATTCCGGCAGCGAGCTCGAGGAAGACG ATCTTAAGACAGCATTGGGGAAGCAAAGAAAAGATGGGAAGAGTGCTCCTTTACAGCCCCTTACTACTATGCAACGTACTCATATCAGACGTTTGGTCGAGAAACATGGAGATGACATTGAG GCCATGTACCGAGACAGGAAGCTAAACTCGATGCAGCATTCGGTTGCAACGTTGCGGAAGCTATGCACAAGATATCTCATGTACAAGGATAAGAACCCTGTTTTAGTTCCATGCTGA